A genomic region of Thermoplasmataceae archaeon contains the following coding sequences:
- the ribC gene encoding riboflavin synthase → MKIIGVADTTFARFNMGASVISELNQIGTGFRILRYTVPGIKDLPVASAVLFSRGCDIVVACGMPGSKPVDKISAQVASMGLMWVQVNQGKHIIEVFVHEDEAADSRELAWLCDSRSREHARNAYLLLFDPEKLTEDAGQGLRQGFKDVGPVDGSSKGGLRH, encoded by the coding sequence ATGAAGATCATAGGCGTTGCCGATACCACGTTTGCAAGGTTCAACATGGGTGCATCTGTCATTAGCGAGCTGAATCAGATTGGGACAGGTTTTAGAATACTTAGATATACTGTTCCGGGAATAAAGGATCTACCTGTAGCATCTGCAGTCCTTTTCTCAAGGGGTTGTGATATCGTTGTCGCCTGTGGAATGCCAGGATCGAAACCTGTGGACAAGATTTCTGCGCAGGTAGCGTCCATGGGCCTCATGTGGGTTCAGGTGAATCAGGGAAAACATATTATCGAGGTATTTGTCCATGAAGATGAAGCTGCTGATTCCAGGGAGCTTGCATGGTTGTGTGACAGCAGGTCGAGAGAACACGCCCGGAATGCCTATCTACTGCTTTTTGATCCTGAAAAACTTACTGAAGATGCAGGACAAGGGTTGAGACAGGGATTCAAAGATGTCGGACCGGTCGATGGTAGCAGTAAAGGTGGATTGAGACATTAG
- the ribH gene encoding 6,7-dimethyl-8-ribityllumazine synthase, translating to MKIGIVVSEYNFDITSMMLERAIVEAKFLGVDVVNVLKVPGTFDIPLGVKTLLQLKDIEGVVTLGAVIKGETEHDEIIMQNAGRKIEDLMIEFSKPVALGISGPGETRLQAQARIEMAKDAVQGVVKMVKRLKEIKS from the coding sequence ATGAAAATAGGAATTGTTGTATCAGAATATAATTTCGATATAACCAGCATGATGCTGGAGCGGGCAATCGTGGAAGCCAAATTTCTGGGGGTTGATGTCGTGAACGTCCTTAAGGTTCCTGGAACCTTTGACATTCCACTGGGTGTCAAGACGCTACTGCAGCTCAAGGATATTGAAGGCGTTGTAACTTTGGGAGCAGTTATAAAAGGGGAGACGGAACATGACGAAATTATCATGCAGAATGCCGGGAGGAAGATCGAGGACCTAATGATTGAGTTCTCCAAGCCGGTCGCGCTCGGCATTTCTGGTCCCGGTGAAACAAGACTCCAGGCGCAGGCGAGGATTGAAATGGCAAAGGACGCAGTCCAGGGCGTTGTTAAGATGGTAAAGAGGCTGAAAGAGATTAAAAGCTAG